Proteins encoded by one window of Mycolicibacterium cosmeticum:
- a CDS encoding TetR/AcrR family transcriptional regulator, giving the protein MSVSRAERRDKLLRAAQTAVMKHGVDVQLKQVAAEVGLTSGAVLYHFPDIQTLLIEANQAGVERFYDARLRAIEGVTEPDRKLVMTIESGLPVDSDDPAVKLMCALGGAASRFPAYAVMLTSLYDRQVAMYQVILETGAAQGIFSLTSASLTIARNIVALEDAYGYRMVARHPSLDAETATELILDYARVATDHPLPRPGRA; this is encoded by the coding sequence GTGTCCGTCAGCCGCGCCGAACGTCGAGACAAGCTGCTGCGTGCCGCGCAGACCGCGGTGATGAAGCACGGCGTCGACGTGCAACTCAAACAAGTGGCGGCCGAGGTGGGGCTGACCTCCGGCGCGGTGCTGTACCACTTCCCGGATATCCAGACGCTGCTGATCGAGGCCAACCAGGCCGGCGTGGAACGGTTCTACGACGCGCGCCTGCGTGCCATCGAAGGTGTCACCGAGCCCGACCGCAAACTCGTCATGACGATCGAGTCCGGGCTGCCCGTCGACTCCGACGATCCCGCAGTCAAACTGATGTGTGCCCTCGGTGGTGCCGCCTCCCGCTTTCCCGCCTACGCGGTGATGCTGACATCGCTGTACGACCGGCAGGTGGCGATGTACCAGGTGATCCTGGAAACCGGTGCCGCACAGGGTATTTTCTCGCTCACCTCGGCGTCGCTGACCATTGCGCGCAATATCGTCGCGCTGGAGGACGCCTACGGGTACCGCATGGTGGCGCGGCACCCGAGCCTGGACGCCGAGACCGCCACCGAACTGATCCTCGATTACGCGCGGGTGGCGACCGACCACCCGCTTCCCCGACCCGGCCGAGCGTGA